A single genomic interval of Chitinophaga sp. 180180018-3 harbors:
- the rpsS gene encoding 30S ribosomal protein S19, which produces MARSIKKGPYVDQKLETKVEKMNAGTKRTVIKTWSRRSTITPDFVGHTFAVHNGNKFIPVYVTEFMVGHKLGEFAPTRNFRGHVNKKM; this is translated from the coding sequence ATGGCTCGTTCCATAAAAAAAGGTCCTTACGTAGACCAGAAATTAGAGACTAAAGTTGAAAAAATGAATGCCGGCACCAAGCGTACAGTTATCAAAACCTGGAGCCGTCGTTCTACTATCACTCCTGATTTCGTAGGTCACACTTTCGCAGTTCACAATGGCAACAAATTCATTCCTGTTTATGTAACAGAATTTATGGTAGGCCACAAACTGGGCGAATTTGCACCAACACGTAACTTCAGAGGACACGTTAACAAGAAAATGTAA
- the rplB gene encoding 50S ribosomal protein L2 — translation MALKKFKPMTAGTRWKIGNAYAELTADTPEKSLLEPAKRSGGRNAQGRMSMRYIGGGHKKQYRVIDFKRDKENIPATVKTIEYDPNRSAFIALVSYADGEKRYIIAPQGLQVGGTVISGADVAPEVGNALPLKNMPLGTVVHNIELQPGKGGAIARSAGAYAQLSNKEEKYAVLKMPSGELRKVLNTCKATVGTVSNSDHALQSIGKAGANRWRGIRPRNRGVAMNPVDHPMGGGEGKSSGGHPRSRTGKYAKGLKTRKPHKSSDKLIISRKNGKKL, via the coding sequence ATGGCACTGAAGAAGTTCAAACCAATGACGGCTGGTACCCGCTGGAAAATAGGCAACGCTTACGCTGAGCTGACAGCTGATACCCCCGAAAAAAGCCTGCTCGAACCAGCAAAAAGATCTGGCGGTAGGAATGCGCAGGGTAGAATGTCTATGCGCTATATCGGTGGCGGTCACAAGAAACAATACCGCGTCATCGATTTCAAACGCGATAAGGAAAATATTCCTGCTACTGTTAAAACCATCGAATACGATCCGAACCGTAGTGCTTTCATCGCACTGGTTTCTTACGCAGATGGTGAAAAACGTTACATCATCGCTCCCCAGGGCTTACAGGTTGGTGGTACCGTTATCAGCGGCGCCGATGTAGCTCCGGAAGTAGGTAACGCTTTACCGCTGAAAAATATGCCGCTGGGTACTGTGGTTCACAATATCGAACTGCAGCCTGGTAAAGGCGGTGCTATCGCAAGAAGCGCCGGCGCTTACGCTCAGCTGTCCAACAAGGAAGAAAAATACGCAGTACTGAAAATGCCTTCCGGCGAATTGCGTAAAGTATTGAATACCTGTAAAGCTACCGTAGGTACAGTTTCCAACTCCGACCACGCCCTGCAGTCTATCGGTAAAGCAGGTGCTAACCGTTGGAGAGGTATCCGCCCCCGCAACCGTGGTGTGGCTATGAACCCTGTAGATCACCCAATGGGTGGTGGTGAAGGTAAATCTTCAGGCGGCCATCCAAGATCAAGAACTGGTAAATATGCTAAGGGTCTGAAAACCAGAAAACCGCATAAGAGTTCTGATAAACTGATCATCAGCAGGAAAAACGGTAAAAAATTATAA